The Niastella koreensis GR20-10 genome includes a window with the following:
- a CDS encoding YciI family protein, producing the protein MQEFLIAIHRDLTSMDPVPTPEQMKEAFKPYQDWIAGMASSNRLVAPPKRWDLAGRVITAAGVEEGPYVEKRNAIGGLFLIKAKDYDEAVAIARECPIIKYGAVVEVRQAIIA; encoded by the coding sequence ATGCAGGAGTTCTTAATTGCGATCCATAGAGATCTTACCAGCATGGATCCGGTACCAACGCCTGAGCAGATGAAAGAAGCGTTTAAACCGTACCAGGATTGGATCGCAGGCATGGCAAGCAGCAACAGGCTGGTAGCGCCGCCCAAACGATGGGATTTGGCAGGAAGAGTGATCACTGCTGCGGGCGTCGAGGAGGGACCTTATGTAGAGAAGAGAAATGCTATCGGCGGTTTATTTCTTATAAAAGCAAAAGATTACGATGAGGCCGTGGCCATTGCCAGGGAATGCCCCATCATTAAATATGGTGCTGTGGTAGAAGTACGTCAGGCTATTATAGCCTAG
- a CDS encoding SDR family oxidoreductase, translating to MKIVVIGGTGLIGTKVVANLRQGGHQVIAASPNTGVNTITGEGLAEAMKDTDVVVDLSNSPSWEDKAVLDFFTTSGHNLLAAEVNAGVKHHLCLSIVGVDQMKNVGYMRGKMAQEAEIKKSTVPYTIIRSTQFLEFLPGIAAQATKDNEVHLSRLKFQPIASDDVALFVAKAAVAKPLNGAMEIAGPERFAMYEIVERYLKATNDPRKVVPNDDKHYYGGEIGESDLVPAGKANLGELNFEKWMATQLTKA from the coding sequence ATGAAAATCGTAGTAATCGGCGGAACCGGCCTCATAGGAACAAAAGTAGTAGCAAATCTTCGTCAAGGGGGACACCAGGTAATTGCTGCTTCACCCAATACCGGTGTTAATACTATTACCGGGGAAGGCCTGGCAGAAGCCATGAAAGATACCGATGTAGTAGTTGATCTGTCCAATTCACCTTCCTGGGAAGATAAAGCGGTGTTGGATTTCTTTACCACCTCTGGTCATAATTTGCTGGCGGCAGAAGTAAATGCCGGCGTAAAGCATCACCTGTGCCTTTCTATTGTAGGCGTTGATCAAATGAAGAACGTTGGGTATATGCGGGGTAAAATGGCGCAGGAAGCCGAGATCAAAAAATCTACCGTGCCTTATACCATCATCAGAAGCACCCAGTTCCTCGAGTTCCTGCCAGGCATTGCTGCACAGGCAACAAAAGATAACGAAGTACACCTGAGCAGGTTAAAATTCCAACCCATTGCCTCGGATGATGTAGCCTTATTTGTAGCCAAGGCTGCTGTGGCTAAGCCGCTCAATGGCGCCATGGAAATTGCCGGTCCCGAACGTTTTGCTATGTACGAAATAGTAGAACGTTACCTGAAAGCAACAAATGATCCACGCAAAGTAGTGCCTAATGACGATAAGCATTACTATGGCGGTGAAATTGGGGAAAGCGACCTGGTACCAGCCGGAAAAGCAAACCTGGGTGAGCTCAATTTTGAAAAATGGATGGCGACCCAACTGACAAAAGCATGA